The genomic DNA CGACTCGGCTGTCTCGACCCCCGAGCTCATGGGACAGGTCGGTCGACTCGGCAAGGTGCTCGGCCCCCGTGGCCTGATGCCGAACCCGAAGACCGGCACGGTGACCCCGAACACGGCCAAGGCCGTCGAGGAGATCAAGGGCGGAAAGATCGAGTTCCGCGTCGACAAGCACGCCAACGTGCATTTCGTCGTCGGCAAGGCATCGTTCACCGCTGAGCAGCTCGACGAGAACATCGGCGCTGCCCTCGAGGAGATCGTCCGCCTCAAGCCGTCGAGCGCAAAGGGCCGCTACATCCAGAAGGGTGCGGTGTCGACGACGTTCGGTCCTGGCATCCCGCTGGACGTCAACGCCATCTGAGCATGACAACGAAGGG from Microbacterium profundi includes the following:
- the rplA gene encoding 50S ribosomal protein L1 codes for the protein MMTKSKAYNAAVAKIEADRFYTPTEAVALAKETGSAKFDSTVEVALKLAVDPRKADQMVRGTVILPHGTGKTARVIVFATGPAAEAAIAAGADEVGGAELIEKVAAGWTDFDSAVSTPELMGQVGRLGKVLGPRGLMPNPKTGTVTPNTAKAVEEIKGGKIEFRVDKHANVHFVVGKASFTAEQLDENIGAALEEIVRLKPSSAKGRYIQKGAVSTTFGPGIPLDVNAI